A single region of the Cucumis melo cultivar AY chromosome 3, USDA_Cmelo_AY_1.0, whole genome shotgun sequence genome encodes:
- the LOC103488221 gene encoding trifunctional UDP-glucose 4,6-dehydratase/UDP-4-keto-6-deoxy-D-glucose 3,5-epimerase/UDP-4-keto-L-rhamnose-reductase RHM2-like translates to MASGTEPYAPKNILITGAAGFIASHVTNRLIKNYPHYKIVALDKLDYCSNIKNLGPSQTSPNFRFIKGDIVSADLINYLLVAEEIDTIMHFAAQTHVDNSFGNSFEFTNNNIYGTHVLLEACKVTQRIKRFIHVSTDEVYGETDLETDIGNPEASQLLPTNPYSATKAGAEMLVMAYHRSYGLPTITTRGNNVYGPNQYPEKLIPKFILLAMKGEKLPIHGNGSNVRSYLYSEDVAEAFEVILHKGVIGHVYNIGTKKERRVLDVAEDVCKLFGSTPEEAIDFVQDRPFNDQRYFLDDQKLKKLGWQESTPWEEGLKRTMDWYTQNPDWWGDVSSALDPHPRISVATHSNEDSWFFQYGFSRLTRTCSELNKDSGSQRKEQGLKFLIYGRTGWIGGLLGKLCKEKGIEFAYGSGRLEDRRSLIEDIKRTRPTHVFNAAGVTGRPNVDWCESHKIETVRANVVGTLTLADVCKEQNLLLMNFATGCIFEYDNKHQLGSGVGFKEEDKPNFIGSFYSKTKAMVEELLREYPNVCTLRVRMPISSDLSNQRNFITKISRYNKVVNIPNSMTVLDELLPISIEMAKRDCRGIWNFTNPGVVSHNEILEMYKKYIDPKFTWENFNLEEQAKVIVAPRSNNELDASKLKKEFPELLSIKESILKYVFEANKKT, encoded by the exons ATGGCATCAGGAACTGAGCCGTATGCTCCTAAGAACATTCTAATCACAGGGGCAGCAGGTTTCATAGCCTCTCATGTCACTAATCGTTTGATTAAAAACTATCCTCATTACAAGATTGTGGCTCTTGACAAGCTAGATTACTGCTCCAATATCAAGAACCTTGGCCCTTCTCAGACCTCTCCCAATTTTCGATTCATTAAGGGTGATATCGTCTCTGCCGATCTCATCAATTACCTTTTGGTTGCTGAAGAAATCGATACAATTATGCATTTTGCTGCACAAACACATGTCGACAATTCGTTTGGGAATTCGTTTGAGTTCACGAACAACAATATTTATGGTACTCATGTTCTTCTTGAGGCCTGCAAAGTTACTCAAAGGATCAAGAGGTTCATTCATGTCAGCACTGACGAAGTTTATGGTGAGACTGATTTAGAGACTGATATTGGGAATCCTGAGGCCTCACAGCTTCTTCCCACTAATCCTTACTCTGCAACTAAGGCAGGGGCGGAAATGCTGGTTATGGCGTATCATCGGTCTTATGGCCTCCCGACGATAACCACTCGAGGCAATAATGTCTATGGACCTAATCAATACCCTGAAAAGCTTATCCCTAAATTCATTCTCCTGGCCATGAAAGGTGAGAAGTTGCCAATTCATGGGAATGGCTCAAATGTGAGAAGCTATCTATACAGTGAAGATGTTGCCGAGGCATTTGAAGTGATTCTTCATAAAGGAGTGATTGGTCATGTTTACAATATTGGGACCAAAAAGGAGAGGAGAGTGTTGGATGTAGCAGAAGATGTTTGTAAGTTGTTTGGATCAACTCCTGAAGAAGCCATAGATTTTGTGCAAGACAGACCCTTCAATGATCAGAGGTATTTCTTGGATGACCAAAAGTTGAAGAAGCTGGGATGGCAAGAGAGCACACCATGGGAAGAAGGGCTGAAAAGGACAATGGACTGGTATACTCAAAACCCCGACTGGTGGGGCGATGTATCCTCTGCTCTTGACCCACACCCTCGAATCTCTGTAGCCACTCATTCCAATGAAGATTCCTGGTTCTTTCAGTATGGATTCTCAAGACTGACAAGAACGTGCAGTGAGCTCAACAAAGACAGTGGTTCTCAGCGAAAGGAGCAAGGACTGAAGTTCTTGATTTATGGAAGAACTGGCTGGATTGGAGGTTTGCTAGGCAAACTGTGCAAAGAGAAGGGAATTGAATTCGCATATGGTAGTGGAAGATTGGAAGATAGAAGATCCTTAATTGAGGATATAAAGCGGACGAGACCAACTCATGTGTTCAATGCTGCGGGGGTCACTGGAAGGCCCAATGTGGACTGGTGTGAATCACATAAGATTGAAACTGTAAGGGCGAATGTAGTTGGGACACTGACTCTTGCTGATGTTTGTAAAGAGCAAAATCTCCTGTTGATGAACTTTGCAACTGGTTGCATTTTTGAATATGACAATAAGCATCAACTAGGATCGGGTGTTGGATTCAAGGAGGAAGATAAGCCAAATTTTATAGGTTCATTTTACTCCAAGACCAAGGCCATG GTTGAGGAGCTGCTAAGAGAATATCCAAATGTGTGCACACTGAGAGTGAGAATGCCAATATCATCAGATCTAAGCAACCAGAGAAACTTCATCACCAAAATCAGCCGCTACAACAAAGTAGTGAACATTCCGAACAGCATGACGGTGCTGGACGAGTTGCTACCGATCTCCATTGAAATGGCAAAGAGAGACTGCAGAGGGATTTGGAACTTCACAAACCCAGGGGTGGTGAGCCACAATGAGATCTTGGAAATGTATAAGAAATACATAGATCCGAAGTTCACATGGGAGAATTTCAACTTGGAAGAACAAGCAAAGGTGATCGTGGCGCCGAGAAGCAACAATGAGTTGGATGCTTCAAAGCTAAAGAAGGAGTTCCCTGAATTGTTGTCTATCAAAGAGTCCATTCTTAAGTATGTTTTTGAGGCCAACAAGAAAACTTAA